One genomic segment of Oncorhynchus kisutch isolate 150728-3 linkage group LG15, Okis_V2, whole genome shotgun sequence includes these proteins:
- the LOC109905507 gene encoding unconventional myosin-Ic isoform X2, with amino-acid sequence MMELRIQLIPTGEIILSPGKNGESYCHSCTKTLGSDGVRITMESALTARDRVGVQDFVLLENHTSEAAFIENLRKRFKENLIYTYIGSVLVSVNPYKDLEIYTKNHMERYRGINFYEVSPHIYAVSDNSYRSMRTERKDQCILISGESGAGKTEASKKILQYYAVTCPASDQVETVKDRLLQSNPVLEAFGNAKTLRNDNSSRFGKYMDIQFDFKGAPVGGHILNYLLEKSRVVHQNHGERNFHIFYQLIEGGEEDLLRRLGLERNPQQYQYLVKGNCPKVSSINDRSDWKVVRKALSVIGFSEDEVEELLNIIASVLHLGNIQYGGEDSGNAYITTDTQIKYLARLLGVDGLVLKEALTHKKIIAKGEELKSPLNLEQASSARDALSKAVYGRTFTWLVNKINVSLAYKDETYKNASVIGLLDIYGFEVFQHNSFEQFCINYCNEKLQQLFIELTLKSEQDEYEAEGITWEPVQYFNNKIICDLVEEKFKGIISILDEECLRPGDASDITFLEKLENTVGGHAHLTTHKLTDGKTRKVMGREEFRLLHYAGEVNYNVNGFLDKNNDLLFRNLKEVMCMSDNKILTQCFDRAELKDSRRPETAATQFKTSLAKLMEILMSKEPSYVRCIKPNDAKQAGRFDEVLIRHQVKYLGLMENLRVRRAGFAYRRHYETFLQRYKSLCPETWPSWQGKLADGVSTLVKHLGYKPEEYKLGRSKIFIRFPKTLFATEDALETRKHSLANKLQASWKGYSQKTKYRKLRSSAVVVQAWWKGILACRRARRRREAANTIRRFIKGFIYRHNERCPENEYFLDYVRYSFLMKLRRNLPKTVLDKSWPTPPTALIEASERLRKLYMQNMVWGYCKKINPEWKHQLEQKMVASEIFKNKKDNYPQSVPKLFVGTRLNGEEINPKVLQSLGSEKMKYAVPVTKYDRKGYKARPRQLLLTSNSAVIVEEAKLKQRIDYAALKGISVSSLSDGVFVLHVPTEDKKQKGDVVLQSDHIIETLTKVAICADKVNSININQGSITFTMGQGREGIIDFTSGSELLVAKAKNGHLSVTAPRLNSR; translated from the exons acgTTGGGGAGTGACGGGGTGCGGATCACAATGGAGAGTGCCCTGACGGCCAGGGACCGGGTGGGTGTGCAGGACTTTGTCCTGCTGGAGAACCACACCAGCGAGGCGGCCTTCATCGAGAATCTCCGCAAGCGCTTCAAGGAGAACCTCATCTAT ACATACATCGGCTCAGTCCTGGTGTCGGTGAACCCCTACAAGGATCTGGAGATCTACACCAAGAACCACATGGAGCGCTACCGAGGCATAAACTTCTACGAGGTCTCTCCCCACAT cTACGCGGTGTCTGACAACTCGTACCGGTCCATGCGGACGGAGCGTAAGGACCAGTGCATCCTCATCTCTGGGGAGAGCGGTGCCGGCAAGACTGAGGCCTCAAAGAAGATCCTGCAGTACTACGCCGTGACCTGTCCCGCCAGCGACCAGGTGGAGACGGTCAAGGACCGCCTGCTGCAGTCCAACCCTGTCCTAGAG GCTTTTGGAAACGCCAAAACGTTACGCAACGACAACTCTAGCCGCTTCGGTAAATACATGGACATCCAGTTTGACTTCAAG GGTGCACCGGTAGGGGGACACATCCTCAACTACCTGCTGGAGAAGTCACGGGTGGTTCACCAGAACCACGGCGAGAGGAACTTCCACATCTTCTACCAGCTGATTGAGGGGGGTGAGGAGGACCTGCTGCGGCGCCTGGGCCTGGAGAGGAACCCCCAGCAGTACCAGTACCTCGTCAAG gggAACTGTCCCAAGGTGAGCTCCATCAACGACCGCAGCGACTGGAAGGTGGTGAGGAAAGCCCTGTCTGTCATCGGCTTCAGCGAGGACGAGGTGGAG gaGCTGTTAAACATTATTGCCAGTGTCCTTCACTTGGGCAACATTCAgtatggaggagaggacagtggCAATGCCTacatcactacagacacacagataaAATACCTGGCGAGG TTACTAGGAGTGGATGGTTTGGTCCTGAAAGAAGCGCTAACACACAAAAAGATCATCGCCAAAGGGGAAGAG cTGAAGAGCCCTCTGAACCTGGAGCAGGCGTCGTCGGCCCGGGACGCCCTGTCCAAGGCCGTGTACGGCCGTACCTTCACCTGGCTCGTCAACAAGATCAACGTCTCCCTGGCTTACAAG GACGAGACGTATAAGAATGCTTCTGTCATTGGTCTCCTGGATATCTATGGTTTTGAAGTCTTCCAGCACAACAG tttTGAGCAGTTCTGCATTAACTACTGCAACGAGAAGCTGCAGCAGCTCTTCATCGAGCTCACCCTCAAGTCCGAGCAGGATGAGTACGAAGCCGAGGGAATCACG TGGGAGCCTGTGCAGTACTTCAACAACAAGATCATCTGTGATCTGGTGGAGGAGAAGTTCAAAGGCATCATCTCCATTCTG gatgAGGAGTGCCTGAGGCCAGGTGACGCCAGTGACATCACCTTCCTGGAGAAGTTGGAGAATACTGTGGGAGGCCACGCCCACTTGACGAC TCACAAGCTGACTGATGGAAAGACCCGGAAGGTGATGGGCCGAGAGGAGTTCAGACTGCTGCACTACGCTGGCGAGGTCAACTACAACgtcaacg gCTTTCTGGACAAGAACAATGACCTCCTCTTCAGGAACTTGAAAGAG GTCATGTGTATGTCTGATAATAAGATTCTGACCCAGTGCTTTGACCGGGCAGAGCTGAAGGACAGCAGGAGACCTGAGACG gCAGCGACCCAGTTCAAGACCAGCCTGGCCAAGTTAATGGAGATCCTGATGTCCAAGGAGCCGTCGTACGTGCGCTGCATCAAGCCCAACGATGCCAAGCAAGCAG gacggTTCGACGAGGTTCTCATCAGGCATCAGGTGAAGTACCTGGGTCTGATGGAGAACCTCCGCGTGAGGAGAGCTGGCTTTGCCTACCGCCGCCACTATGAGACCTTCCTCCAGAG GTATAAGTCCCTGTGCCCGGAGACCTGGCCTAGCTGGCAGGGCAAGCTGGCAGACGGAGTCTCCACACTGGTCAAACACCTGGGTTACAAACCTGAGGAGTACAAGCTGGGCAG ATCCAAAATCTTCATCCGTTTTCCAAAGACTCTGTTCGCCACGGAGGACGCGCTAGAAACGAGGAAACACAGCCTTG ccaACAAACTGCAGGCATCCTGGAAGGGCTACAGCCAGAAGACCAAATACCGCAAACTCCGATCATCAG CGGTGGTGGTCCAGGCGTGGTGGAAGGGCATCCTGGCCTGTAGGAGGGCACGGCGTAGAAGGGAGGCCGCCAACACCATCCGCAG gtTCATCAAGGGCTTCATCTACCGCCATAATGAGCGTTGTCCTGAGAATGAGTACTTCCTGGATTATGTGCGCTACTCCTTCCTGATGAAGCTGCGCAGGAACCTCCCCAAGACAGTCCTGGACAAGAGCTGGCCCACGCCCCCGACCGCCCTCATCGAG GCGTCGGAACGGCTACGTAAACTGTACATGCAGAACATGGTGTGGGGCTACTGCAAGAAGATCAACCCAGAGTGGAAACACCAG TTGGAGCAGAAAATGGTGGCCAGTGAGATCTTCAAAAACAAGAAGGACAACTATCCCCAAAGTGTCCCAAAGCTCTTTGTGGGCACAAGACTCA atggaGAGGAGATTAACCCCAAGGTGTTGCAGTCACTTGGCAGTGAGAAGATGAAG TATGCAGTCCCAGTGACCAAGTACGACAGGAAGGGCTACAAGGCGCGACCAAGGCAGCTGCTGCTCACCTCCAACAGTGCCGTCATCGTGGAGGAGGCCAAGCTCAAGCAGCGCATCGACTACGCCGCCCTCAAAG GCATTTCAGTCAGCTCTCTCAGTGATGGCGTCTTCGTACTGCATGTGCCCACTGAAGACAAGAAACAGAAG GGAGATGTGGTGCTGCAGAGTGACCACATCATCGAGACCCTGACCAAAGTGGCCATCTGTGCTGACaaggtcaacagcatcaacaTCAACCAGGGAAG tataACTTTCACGATGGGCCAAGGTAGAGAAGGGATCATAGACTTCACCTCTGGCTCTGAGCTGCTGGTTGCCAAGGCGAAGAATGGCCACCTCTCAGTG
- the LOC109905507 gene encoding unconventional myosin-Ic isoform X1, whose translation MMELRIQLIPTGEIILSPGKNGESYCHSCTKTLGSDGVRITMESALTARDRVGVQDFVLLENHTSEAAFIENLRKRFKENLIYTYIGSVLVSVNPYKDLEIYTKNHMERYRGINFYEVSPHIYAVSDNSYRSMRTERKDQCILISGESGAGKTEASKKILQYYAVTCPASDQVETVKDRLLQSNPVLEAFGNAKTLRNDNSSRFGKYMDIQFDFKGAPVGGHILNYLLEKSRVVHQNHGERNFHIFYQLIEGGEEDLLRRLGLERNPQQYQYLVKGNCPKVSSINDRSDWKVVRKALSVIGFSEDEVEELLNIIASVLHLGNIQYGGEDSGNAYITTDTQIKYLARLLGVDGLVLKEALTHKKIIAKGEELKSPLNLEQASSARDALSKAVYGRTFTWLVNKINVSLAYKDETYKNASVIGLLDIYGFEVFQHNSFEQFCINYCNEKLQQLFIELTLKSEQDEYEAEGITWEPVQYFNNKIICDLVEEKFKGIISILDEECLRPGDASDITFLEKLENTVGGHAHLTTHKLTDGKTRKVMGREEFRLLHYAGEVNYNVNGFLDKNNDLLFRNLKEVMCMSDNKILTQCFDRAELKDSRRPETAATQFKTSLAKLMEILMSKEPSYVRCIKPNDAKQAGRFDEVLIRHQVKYLGLMENLRVRRAGFAYRRHYETFLQRYKSLCPETWPSWQGKLADGVSTLVKHLGYKPEEYKLGRSKIFIRFPKTLFATEDALETRKHSLANKLQASWKGYSQKTKYRKLRSSAVVVQAWWKGILACRRARRRREAANTIRRFIKGFIYRHNERCPENEYFLDYVRYSFLMKLRRNLPKTVLDKSWPTPPTALIEASERLRKLYMQNMVWGYCKKINPEWKHQLEQKMVASEIFKNKKDNYPQSVPKLFVGTRLNGEEINPKVLQSLGSEKMKYAVPVTKYDRKGYKARPRQLLLTSNSAVIVEEAKLKQRIDYAALKGISVSSLSDGVFVLHVPTEDKKQKGDVVLQSDHIIETLTKVAICADKVNSININQGSITFTMGQGREGIIDFTSGSELLVAKAKNGHLSVVSRNNGGI comes from the exons acgTTGGGGAGTGACGGGGTGCGGATCACAATGGAGAGTGCCCTGACGGCCAGGGACCGGGTGGGTGTGCAGGACTTTGTCCTGCTGGAGAACCACACCAGCGAGGCGGCCTTCATCGAGAATCTCCGCAAGCGCTTCAAGGAGAACCTCATCTAT ACATACATCGGCTCAGTCCTGGTGTCGGTGAACCCCTACAAGGATCTGGAGATCTACACCAAGAACCACATGGAGCGCTACCGAGGCATAAACTTCTACGAGGTCTCTCCCCACAT cTACGCGGTGTCTGACAACTCGTACCGGTCCATGCGGACGGAGCGTAAGGACCAGTGCATCCTCATCTCTGGGGAGAGCGGTGCCGGCAAGACTGAGGCCTCAAAGAAGATCCTGCAGTACTACGCCGTGACCTGTCCCGCCAGCGACCAGGTGGAGACGGTCAAGGACCGCCTGCTGCAGTCCAACCCTGTCCTAGAG GCTTTTGGAAACGCCAAAACGTTACGCAACGACAACTCTAGCCGCTTCGGTAAATACATGGACATCCAGTTTGACTTCAAG GGTGCACCGGTAGGGGGACACATCCTCAACTACCTGCTGGAGAAGTCACGGGTGGTTCACCAGAACCACGGCGAGAGGAACTTCCACATCTTCTACCAGCTGATTGAGGGGGGTGAGGAGGACCTGCTGCGGCGCCTGGGCCTGGAGAGGAACCCCCAGCAGTACCAGTACCTCGTCAAG gggAACTGTCCCAAGGTGAGCTCCATCAACGACCGCAGCGACTGGAAGGTGGTGAGGAAAGCCCTGTCTGTCATCGGCTTCAGCGAGGACGAGGTGGAG gaGCTGTTAAACATTATTGCCAGTGTCCTTCACTTGGGCAACATTCAgtatggaggagaggacagtggCAATGCCTacatcactacagacacacagataaAATACCTGGCGAGG TTACTAGGAGTGGATGGTTTGGTCCTGAAAGAAGCGCTAACACACAAAAAGATCATCGCCAAAGGGGAAGAG cTGAAGAGCCCTCTGAACCTGGAGCAGGCGTCGTCGGCCCGGGACGCCCTGTCCAAGGCCGTGTACGGCCGTACCTTCACCTGGCTCGTCAACAAGATCAACGTCTCCCTGGCTTACAAG GACGAGACGTATAAGAATGCTTCTGTCATTGGTCTCCTGGATATCTATGGTTTTGAAGTCTTCCAGCACAACAG tttTGAGCAGTTCTGCATTAACTACTGCAACGAGAAGCTGCAGCAGCTCTTCATCGAGCTCACCCTCAAGTCCGAGCAGGATGAGTACGAAGCCGAGGGAATCACG TGGGAGCCTGTGCAGTACTTCAACAACAAGATCATCTGTGATCTGGTGGAGGAGAAGTTCAAAGGCATCATCTCCATTCTG gatgAGGAGTGCCTGAGGCCAGGTGACGCCAGTGACATCACCTTCCTGGAGAAGTTGGAGAATACTGTGGGAGGCCACGCCCACTTGACGAC TCACAAGCTGACTGATGGAAAGACCCGGAAGGTGATGGGCCGAGAGGAGTTCAGACTGCTGCACTACGCTGGCGAGGTCAACTACAACgtcaacg gCTTTCTGGACAAGAACAATGACCTCCTCTTCAGGAACTTGAAAGAG GTCATGTGTATGTCTGATAATAAGATTCTGACCCAGTGCTTTGACCGGGCAGAGCTGAAGGACAGCAGGAGACCTGAGACG gCAGCGACCCAGTTCAAGACCAGCCTGGCCAAGTTAATGGAGATCCTGATGTCCAAGGAGCCGTCGTACGTGCGCTGCATCAAGCCCAACGATGCCAAGCAAGCAG gacggTTCGACGAGGTTCTCATCAGGCATCAGGTGAAGTACCTGGGTCTGATGGAGAACCTCCGCGTGAGGAGAGCTGGCTTTGCCTACCGCCGCCACTATGAGACCTTCCTCCAGAG GTATAAGTCCCTGTGCCCGGAGACCTGGCCTAGCTGGCAGGGCAAGCTGGCAGACGGAGTCTCCACACTGGTCAAACACCTGGGTTACAAACCTGAGGAGTACAAGCTGGGCAG ATCCAAAATCTTCATCCGTTTTCCAAAGACTCTGTTCGCCACGGAGGACGCGCTAGAAACGAGGAAACACAGCCTTG ccaACAAACTGCAGGCATCCTGGAAGGGCTACAGCCAGAAGACCAAATACCGCAAACTCCGATCATCAG CGGTGGTGGTCCAGGCGTGGTGGAAGGGCATCCTGGCCTGTAGGAGGGCACGGCGTAGAAGGGAGGCCGCCAACACCATCCGCAG gtTCATCAAGGGCTTCATCTACCGCCATAATGAGCGTTGTCCTGAGAATGAGTACTTCCTGGATTATGTGCGCTACTCCTTCCTGATGAAGCTGCGCAGGAACCTCCCCAAGACAGTCCTGGACAAGAGCTGGCCCACGCCCCCGACCGCCCTCATCGAG GCGTCGGAACGGCTACGTAAACTGTACATGCAGAACATGGTGTGGGGCTACTGCAAGAAGATCAACCCAGAGTGGAAACACCAG TTGGAGCAGAAAATGGTGGCCAGTGAGATCTTCAAAAACAAGAAGGACAACTATCCCCAAAGTGTCCCAAAGCTCTTTGTGGGCACAAGACTCA atggaGAGGAGATTAACCCCAAGGTGTTGCAGTCACTTGGCAGTGAGAAGATGAAG TATGCAGTCCCAGTGACCAAGTACGACAGGAAGGGCTACAAGGCGCGACCAAGGCAGCTGCTGCTCACCTCCAACAGTGCCGTCATCGTGGAGGAGGCCAAGCTCAAGCAGCGCATCGACTACGCCGCCCTCAAAG GCATTTCAGTCAGCTCTCTCAGTGATGGCGTCTTCGTACTGCATGTGCCCACTGAAGACAAGAAACAGAAG GGAGATGTGGTGCTGCAGAGTGACCACATCATCGAGACCCTGACCAAAGTGGCCATCTGTGCTGACaaggtcaacagcatcaacaTCAACCAGGGAAG tataACTTTCACGATGGGCCAAGGTAGAGAAGGGATCATAGACTTCACCTCTGGCTCTGAGCTGCTGGTTGCCAAGGCGAAGAATGGCCACCTCTCAGTGGTGAGTCGGAATAACGGAGGGATATAA
- the LOC109905507 gene encoding unconventional myosin-Ic isoform X3, which yields MKYRATTLGSDGVRITMESALTARDRVGVQDFVLLENHTSEAAFIENLRKRFKENLIYTYIGSVLVSVNPYKDLEIYTKNHMERYRGINFYEVSPHIYAVSDNSYRSMRTERKDQCILISGESGAGKTEASKKILQYYAVTCPASDQVETVKDRLLQSNPVLEAFGNAKTLRNDNSSRFGKYMDIQFDFKGAPVGGHILNYLLEKSRVVHQNHGERNFHIFYQLIEGGEEDLLRRLGLERNPQQYQYLVKGNCPKVSSINDRSDWKVVRKALSVIGFSEDEVEELLNIIASVLHLGNIQYGGEDSGNAYITTDTQIKYLARLLGVDGLVLKEALTHKKIIAKGEELKSPLNLEQASSARDALSKAVYGRTFTWLVNKINVSLAYKDETYKNASVIGLLDIYGFEVFQHNSFEQFCINYCNEKLQQLFIELTLKSEQDEYEAEGITWEPVQYFNNKIICDLVEEKFKGIISILDEECLRPGDASDITFLEKLENTVGGHAHLTTHKLTDGKTRKVMGREEFRLLHYAGEVNYNVNGFLDKNNDLLFRNLKEVMCMSDNKILTQCFDRAELKDSRRPETAATQFKTSLAKLMEILMSKEPSYVRCIKPNDAKQAGRFDEVLIRHQVKYLGLMENLRVRRAGFAYRRHYETFLQRYKSLCPETWPSWQGKLADGVSTLVKHLGYKPEEYKLGRSKIFIRFPKTLFATEDALETRKHSLANKLQASWKGYSQKTKYRKLRSSAVVVQAWWKGILACRRARRRREAANTIRRFIKGFIYRHNERCPENEYFLDYVRYSFLMKLRRNLPKTVLDKSWPTPPTALIEASERLRKLYMQNMVWGYCKKINPEWKHQLEQKMVASEIFKNKKDNYPQSVPKLFVGTRLNGEEINPKVLQSLGSEKMKYAVPVTKYDRKGYKARPRQLLLTSNSAVIVEEAKLKQRIDYAALKGISVSSLSDGVFVLHVPTEDKKQKGDVVLQSDHIIETLTKVAICADKVNSININQGSITFTMGQGREGIIDFTSGSELLVAKAKNGHLSVVSRNNGGI from the exons acgTTGGGGAGTGACGGGGTGCGGATCACAATGGAGAGTGCCCTGACGGCCAGGGACCGGGTGGGTGTGCAGGACTTTGTCCTGCTGGAGAACCACACCAGCGAGGCGGCCTTCATCGAGAATCTCCGCAAGCGCTTCAAGGAGAACCTCATCTAT ACATACATCGGCTCAGTCCTGGTGTCGGTGAACCCCTACAAGGATCTGGAGATCTACACCAAGAACCACATGGAGCGCTACCGAGGCATAAACTTCTACGAGGTCTCTCCCCACAT cTACGCGGTGTCTGACAACTCGTACCGGTCCATGCGGACGGAGCGTAAGGACCAGTGCATCCTCATCTCTGGGGAGAGCGGTGCCGGCAAGACTGAGGCCTCAAAGAAGATCCTGCAGTACTACGCCGTGACCTGTCCCGCCAGCGACCAGGTGGAGACGGTCAAGGACCGCCTGCTGCAGTCCAACCCTGTCCTAGAG GCTTTTGGAAACGCCAAAACGTTACGCAACGACAACTCTAGCCGCTTCGGTAAATACATGGACATCCAGTTTGACTTCAAG GGTGCACCGGTAGGGGGACACATCCTCAACTACCTGCTGGAGAAGTCACGGGTGGTTCACCAGAACCACGGCGAGAGGAACTTCCACATCTTCTACCAGCTGATTGAGGGGGGTGAGGAGGACCTGCTGCGGCGCCTGGGCCTGGAGAGGAACCCCCAGCAGTACCAGTACCTCGTCAAG gggAACTGTCCCAAGGTGAGCTCCATCAACGACCGCAGCGACTGGAAGGTGGTGAGGAAAGCCCTGTCTGTCATCGGCTTCAGCGAGGACGAGGTGGAG gaGCTGTTAAACATTATTGCCAGTGTCCTTCACTTGGGCAACATTCAgtatggaggagaggacagtggCAATGCCTacatcactacagacacacagataaAATACCTGGCGAGG TTACTAGGAGTGGATGGTTTGGTCCTGAAAGAAGCGCTAACACACAAAAAGATCATCGCCAAAGGGGAAGAG cTGAAGAGCCCTCTGAACCTGGAGCAGGCGTCGTCGGCCCGGGACGCCCTGTCCAAGGCCGTGTACGGCCGTACCTTCACCTGGCTCGTCAACAAGATCAACGTCTCCCTGGCTTACAAG GACGAGACGTATAAGAATGCTTCTGTCATTGGTCTCCTGGATATCTATGGTTTTGAAGTCTTCCAGCACAACAG tttTGAGCAGTTCTGCATTAACTACTGCAACGAGAAGCTGCAGCAGCTCTTCATCGAGCTCACCCTCAAGTCCGAGCAGGATGAGTACGAAGCCGAGGGAATCACG TGGGAGCCTGTGCAGTACTTCAACAACAAGATCATCTGTGATCTGGTGGAGGAGAAGTTCAAAGGCATCATCTCCATTCTG gatgAGGAGTGCCTGAGGCCAGGTGACGCCAGTGACATCACCTTCCTGGAGAAGTTGGAGAATACTGTGGGAGGCCACGCCCACTTGACGAC TCACAAGCTGACTGATGGAAAGACCCGGAAGGTGATGGGCCGAGAGGAGTTCAGACTGCTGCACTACGCTGGCGAGGTCAACTACAACgtcaacg gCTTTCTGGACAAGAACAATGACCTCCTCTTCAGGAACTTGAAAGAG GTCATGTGTATGTCTGATAATAAGATTCTGACCCAGTGCTTTGACCGGGCAGAGCTGAAGGACAGCAGGAGACCTGAGACG gCAGCGACCCAGTTCAAGACCAGCCTGGCCAAGTTAATGGAGATCCTGATGTCCAAGGAGCCGTCGTACGTGCGCTGCATCAAGCCCAACGATGCCAAGCAAGCAG gacggTTCGACGAGGTTCTCATCAGGCATCAGGTGAAGTACCTGGGTCTGATGGAGAACCTCCGCGTGAGGAGAGCTGGCTTTGCCTACCGCCGCCACTATGAGACCTTCCTCCAGAG GTATAAGTCCCTGTGCCCGGAGACCTGGCCTAGCTGGCAGGGCAAGCTGGCAGACGGAGTCTCCACACTGGTCAAACACCTGGGTTACAAACCTGAGGAGTACAAGCTGGGCAG ATCCAAAATCTTCATCCGTTTTCCAAAGACTCTGTTCGCCACGGAGGACGCGCTAGAAACGAGGAAACACAGCCTTG ccaACAAACTGCAGGCATCCTGGAAGGGCTACAGCCAGAAGACCAAATACCGCAAACTCCGATCATCAG CGGTGGTGGTCCAGGCGTGGTGGAAGGGCATCCTGGCCTGTAGGAGGGCACGGCGTAGAAGGGAGGCCGCCAACACCATCCGCAG gtTCATCAAGGGCTTCATCTACCGCCATAATGAGCGTTGTCCTGAGAATGAGTACTTCCTGGATTATGTGCGCTACTCCTTCCTGATGAAGCTGCGCAGGAACCTCCCCAAGACAGTCCTGGACAAGAGCTGGCCCACGCCCCCGACCGCCCTCATCGAG GCGTCGGAACGGCTACGTAAACTGTACATGCAGAACATGGTGTGGGGCTACTGCAAGAAGATCAACCCAGAGTGGAAACACCAG TTGGAGCAGAAAATGGTGGCCAGTGAGATCTTCAAAAACAAGAAGGACAACTATCCCCAAAGTGTCCCAAAGCTCTTTGTGGGCACAAGACTCA atggaGAGGAGATTAACCCCAAGGTGTTGCAGTCACTTGGCAGTGAGAAGATGAAG TATGCAGTCCCAGTGACCAAGTACGACAGGAAGGGCTACAAGGCGCGACCAAGGCAGCTGCTGCTCACCTCCAACAGTGCCGTCATCGTGGAGGAGGCCAAGCTCAAGCAGCGCATCGACTACGCCGCCCTCAAAG GCATTTCAGTCAGCTCTCTCAGTGATGGCGTCTTCGTACTGCATGTGCCCACTGAAGACAAGAAACAGAAG GGAGATGTGGTGCTGCAGAGTGACCACATCATCGAGACCCTGACCAAAGTGGCCATCTGTGCTGACaaggtcaacagcatcaacaTCAACCAGGGAAG tataACTTTCACGATGGGCCAAGGTAGAGAAGGGATCATAGACTTCACCTCTGGCTCTGAGCTGCTGGTTGCCAAGGCGAAGAATGGCCACCTCTCAGTGGTGAGTCGGAATAACGGAGGGATATAA